The following coding sequences lie in one Spinacia oleracea cultivar Varoflay chromosome 1, BTI_SOV_V1, whole genome shotgun sequence genomic window:
- the LOC110792990 gene encoding folylpolyglutamate synthase isoform X6 → MLHIQSSSFLRHGLFRISCFCERRWRLRGVAARGVSCLPSCLNKHDPLAPGLRSGMIPTEIVENMTRIEVTEEYSWDLTHSRSYETVMEALSSLITCRKRGEKPSIGGKYTKLERMTMYLKILGLEENIAGLNIIHVAGTKGKGSTCAFSEAILRECGFKTGLFTSPHLIDVRERFRLDGIDIAEEKFLQYFWDCWDQLRDNVTKDLPMPPLFQFLTLLAFKIFIDEKVDVGIFEVGLGGEKDSTNVIKEPVVCGISSLGMDHLDSLGDTLGKIALHKAGIFKPNVPAFTVPQLPEAMNVISQKAQLLRIPLEVVQPLTRGELNGLQLSLAGDHQFVNASLAVSLCKSWLRHTGNSEKVFTNDGCEADMPDAFLRGLSSARLPGRAQIVHDAIFRSSDTATGDLVYYLDGAHSPESMDACARWFSKMAKGDHKSTPLSSSKSSCENGLGEAVSKNGFTKQEKGNCDKISKQILLFNCMEVRNPQILLPKLIGTCASSGVHFSGALFVPSISTYNKVVSGYSITSNIPLRNLSWQFNLQRIWEKTVNGKDPQMY, encoded by the exons ATGTTGCACATTCAATCAAGTAGTTTCCTGAGGCATGGATTGTTTCGAATTTCTTGCTTCTGCGAGAGGCGATGGCGGTTACGTGGTGTTGCAGCTCGTGGAGTTTCATGTTTACCTTCTTGTTTGAACAAACATGATCCTCTTGCTCCAG GTCTCAGATCTGGGATGATACCAACTGAAATTGTAGAAAACATGACAAGGATTGAAGTAACTGAGGAATACTCTTGGGATTTGACCCATTCACGCTCTTATGAGACTGTCATGGAAGCACTTTCTTCCCTCATTACATGTCGGAAACGTGGCGAAAAGCCTTCTATTGGAGGAAAATACACTAAGCTGGAACGCATGACAATGTATCTGAAG ATATTAGGATTGGAAGAAAATATAGCCGGACTGAACATTATCCATGTTGCTGGAACAAAAGGGAAG GGGTCAACATGCGCTTTCTCTGAGGCAATTTTACGTGAGTGTGGTTTCAAGACTGGCCTTTTCACATCACCTCATTTAATTGATGTGAGAGAGAGATTTCGACTTGATGG GATTGACATTGCCGAAGAGAAGTTTTTGCAGTACTTTTGGGACTGCTGGGATCAGTTAAGG GATAATGTAACCAAGGATTTGCCTATGCCTCCCCTATTTCAGTTTCTCACTCTTCTGGCATTCAAGATATTCATTGATGAAAAA GTTGATGTTGGAATTTTTGAAGTTGGCCTTGGAGGGGAAAAGGATTCCACAAACGTG ATTAAAGAACCTGTTGTTTGCGGAATCTCTTCATTGGGGATGGACCACTTGGACTCCTTAG GAGACACTTTGGGAAAAATTGCTTTACACAAGGCTGGTATTTTTAAG CCCAATGTACCAGCATTTACAGTGCCCCAGCTCCCTGAAGCAATGAATGTTATCAGTCAAAAAGCTCAGCTATTAAGG ATTCCATTGGAAGTTGTGCAACCTCTTACCCGCGGAGAGTTAAATGGATTACAACTTAGTTTGGCTGGTGATCATCAATTTGTCAATGCTAGCCTTGCTGTTTCCCTCTGTAAATCTTGGCTTCGACATACAGGGAACTCGGAAAAGGTGTTTACGAAT GATGGTTGTGAAGCTGATATGCCAGATGCTTTCTTGAGAGGTCTTTCGTCGGCACGTCTTCCTGGGAGAGCTCAGATTGTCCATGATGCCATATTCAGGTCCTCCGATACAGCTACAGGAGACCTGGTGTATTATTTGGATGGAGCACACAGTCCTGAAAGCATGGATGCCTGTGCTAGATGGTTCTCCAAGATGGCGAAAGGCGATCACAAGTCAACACCATTATCCTCTTCTAAATCATCATGTGAAAATGGGCTTGGAGAAGCAGTAAGCAAAAATGGTTTCACCAAACAAGAAAAGGGAAATTGTGACAAAATTTCCAAGCAG ATTCTTTTGTTCAATTGCATGGAGGTGAGAAATCCACAAATCCTGCTTCCAAAGCTTATTGGGACCTGTGCTTCCTCAG GTGTTCATTTCTCTGGAGCGTTATTTGTTCCTAGTATATCCACGTACAACAAAGTTGTTTCTGGTTATTCAATCACTTCAAACATACCTTTGAGAAACCTGTCTTGGCAATTTAATCTGCAGAGAATATGGGAGAAGACAGTCAATGGGAAAG ATCCCCAGATGTATTAA